One window of the Rhodothermales bacterium genome contains the following:
- a CDS encoding chorismate-binding protein → MTELHLQSAWIRDAARGQWLRFHRPLRMHVARTLPEVVPVLEALDTALEAGRWVCGYLGYEAGPAMDDALSAHPSSGEPLAVFAEFDEPEVVEEPPFPRHWITARGNPPPELAFREGVQAIRESIARGDVYQTNLTYPIEVPWRASPQALFAQLVHAQNATYGALLDLGDVVVSSASPELFFSVDAGRIISRPMKGTRPRSAPVAELLGSDKERAENLMIVDMVRNDLSRVCRPGSVDVPDLFTPEAYPTVWQLTSTVVGETREPLSRVMRALFPAASITGAPKSTATRIIRNLESGPRGVYTGTIGFASPDGRAQFNVAIRTAVVDPDGGRARFGVGGGIVWDSSPQAEFEETRTKAAVLSYTPPEFSLLETMLCRDGEVVLLKEHLERMHAGASFFGFVFDGHAARARVEAAAPAEGGWRMRLLSDRSGILTLNVWPLRETAWSSNPRLVVGGPRVSSADVFLRHKTTHRQIYADMLAAHPDADDVILLNEHGEVTETCFGNLFLDRDGVLLTPPASAGLLPGTLRAQLIRQGRAVERSLRPDELTASRTLIGNSVRGLYRPREIGRLS, encoded by the coding sequence GTGACGGAACTTCACCTTCAAAGCGCCTGGATTCGGGATGCCGCCCGCGGGCAGTGGCTGCGATTCCATCGGCCGCTGCGTATGCACGTGGCCCGAACGCTTCCCGAGGTCGTACCGGTGCTGGAAGCCCTCGACACCGCTCTGGAGGCCGGGCGATGGGTGTGCGGCTACCTCGGCTACGAGGCGGGGCCGGCCATGGACGATGCGCTTTCGGCCCATCCATCGTCCGGAGAGCCGCTTGCGGTCTTTGCCGAATTCGACGAACCCGAGGTTGTCGAGGAGCCCCCGTTTCCCCGGCACTGGATTACGGCGCGCGGAAATCCGCCTCCCGAGTTGGCCTTCCGAGAGGGGGTCCAGGCTATTCGGGAGTCCATCGCCCGGGGAGATGTCTACCAGACCAATCTGACCTACCCCATCGAGGTGCCCTGGCGGGCGAGTCCGCAGGCCCTGTTTGCCCAACTGGTGCACGCGCAGAACGCCACTTATGGCGCGCTCCTGGATCTGGGCGATGTGGTCGTCAGCTCCGCTTCGCCCGAGCTGTTCTTCTCCGTGGACGCGGGACGCATCATCTCCCGGCCCATGAAGGGCACGCGACCACGGTCGGCTCCAGTTGCGGAGTTGCTCGGGTCCGACAAGGAGCGCGCAGAGAACCTTATGATTGTCGACATGGTGCGCAACGATCTGTCCCGGGTGTGTCGGCCGGGATCGGTGGATGTACCGGATCTGTTCACGCCGGAGGCCTATCCGACTGTCTGGCAGTTGACCTCCACGGTGGTCGGAGAGACGCGCGAGCCGTTGTCCCGCGTCATGCGTGCGCTGTTTCCCGCCGCGTCCATCACCGGGGCACCCAAGTCGACCGCCACGCGCATCATTCGGAACCTCGAGTCGGGTCCTCGGGGCGTATATACAGGCACCATAGGATTTGCCTCGCCGGACGGCCGGGCGCAGTTCAATGTGGCCATCAGGACTGCGGTGGTAGACCCCGATGGCGGGCGCGCGCGATTCGGCGTCGGTGGCGGCATCGTCTGGGACTCAAGCCCCCAGGCGGAGTTTGAAGAGACGCGCACCAAGGCCGCCGTGCTTTCCTACACCCCGCCGGAATTCAGCCTGTTGGAGACCATGCTGTGCCGGGACGGCGAAGTGGTACTGCTGAAGGAGCACCTGGAGCGCATGCACGCCGGCGCGAGCTTCTTCGGATTCGTGTTCGATGGGCACGCAGCCAGAGCCCGGGTTGAGGCCGCGGCTCCCGCAGAGGGAGGGTGGCGGATGCGCCTGTTGAGCGATCGGTCTGGCATCCTCACGCTGAACGTATGGCCATTGCGGGAGACCGCGTGGTCCAGCAATCCGCGATTGGTGGTCGGTGGCCCGCGCGTTTCATCAGCGGATGTGTTTCTTCGACACAAGACCACCCATCGTCAGATTTATGCAGACATGCTCGCGGCCCACCCCGATGCGGATGACGTGATTCTGCTGAATGAGCATGGGGAGGTCACCGAGACCTGCTTCGGGAATCTGTTTCTGGATCGCGACGGGGTGCTGCTCACCCCGCCGGCCTCGGCGGGGCTGCTGCCTGGCACGCTTCGGGCGCAGCTCATCCGGCAGGGTCGAGCAGTTGAGCGCAGCCTGCGTCCGGACGAACTCACGGCGAGCCGCACGCTGATAGGCAATTCCGTACGTGGGCTCTATCGGCCCCGTGAGATCGGCCGCCTTTCGTAG
- a CDS encoding SprT-like domain-containing protein, protein MHLPDARAMAEVLLLAHGLSAWSFRFDNARTRAGVCRYDDRVIGLSRHYVRANEADEVRGTILHEIAHALAGPQAGHGPRWKRIARELGAPTERCTQADMDIDPRYTLWCVKCGKRMRDYHRRPRRDLDSGRWRHRSCGGSEFRLTAFVGESPAKVPGNPEP, encoded by the coding sequence ATGCACCTCCCCGACGCCCGCGCCATGGCAGAAGTTCTGCTCCTGGCGCATGGACTTTCCGCGTGGTCCTTCCGGTTCGATAACGCGCGTACCCGGGCTGGGGTGTGCCGCTACGACGATCGTGTCATCGGCCTCTCGCGACACTACGTGCGCGCCAACGAAGCCGACGAAGTGCGAGGCACCATTCTGCACGAGATCGCACACGCCCTGGCCGGCCCGCAAGCCGGCCACGGACCCCGCTGGAAGCGCATCGCACGCGAGTTGGGTGCACCCACGGAGCGCTGCACGCAGGCAGACATGGACATCGATCCCAGATACACACTCTGGTGTGTGAAGTGCGGGAAACGCATGCGGGACTACCACCGACGTCCTCGCCGGGATCTGGATTCCGGGCGATGGCGTCATCGCTCATGTGGCGGGTCGGAGTTTCGACTGACCGCCTTTGTGGGGGAATCCCCCGCAAAGGTTCCGGGGAATCCCGAGCCTTGA
- the nrfH gene encoding cytochrome c nitrite reductase small subunit — MITGLLIGLTVFTFAYADGASYLSNDAEACVNCHVMRPQFDAWMKGSHARAASCNDCHAPHDNIAAKLAVKGLNGFNHSWAFTTGRYKERLSATPLNTRVTEAACRHCHEQAVHQSLALSDDAMSCIRCHAGVGHNTRN; from the coding sequence GTGATCACGGGCCTCCTCATAGGCCTGACTGTCTTCACGTTCGCCTACGCGGACGGCGCGTCGTACCTGTCCAACGACGCGGAGGCCTGCGTCAACTGCCACGTGATGCGCCCGCAGTTCGATGCCTGGATGAAAGGCTCCCACGCCCGTGCGGCGTCCTGCAACGACTGCCATGCGCCGCACGACAACATCGCCGCCAAGCTGGCGGTGAAAGGACTCAACGGATTCAACCACTCCTGGGCGTTTACCACCGGCCGGTACAAGGAGCGACTGAGCGCCACGCCGCTTAATACCCGCGTAACGGAGGCGGCCTGCCGCCACTGCCACGAACAGGCCGTCCATCAGTCGCTGGCACTATCCGACGACGCCATGTCCTGCATCCGGTGCCACGCCGGCGTAGGACACAACACCCGAAACTGA
- a CDS encoding ammonia-forming cytochrome c nitrite reductase subunit c552: MRKNLLLGLVGIAIAFAGALLLVDIVEKRSEARNPFFRVTELTDTTESAAIWGQNFPYQYDGYLRTVDMERTRHGGSESVLRDPTGDDPREVTSQSKLDHLPALRRMWAGYAFARDFREERGHAYMLEDQIFTGRQAVPQPGTCLNCHASMVVPWLKAGDGDLERGFELLNPLPYDSARAEVSHPISCIDCHEPETMQLRVTRPGFIDGIRALKASQGIPDFEVNRDASHAEMRNYVCGQCHVEYYFRGSDKRLTFPWARGTSVDSIYAYYEAEGFKDWTHAETGAPMLKAQHPEFEMFSQGTHASAGVTCADCHMPYRRLGAQKVSDHQVRSPLLDVNASCATCHRDSEAALLARAETIQDRHARLRDRALAALVDLIDDIVAAQDAGMADARLDRAREFQRKASFYVDFVEAENSTGFHADQEGARILGEAIDAARLGQRVLNELR; the protein is encoded by the coding sequence ATGCGAAAGAATCTCCTCCTCGGCCTTGTCGGCATTGCCATCGCATTCGCCGGGGCGCTGCTCCTGGTGGACATCGTCGAAAAGCGGTCCGAGGCGCGCAATCCCTTCTTCCGGGTCACCGAACTCACGGATACCACGGAATCGGCTGCCATCTGGGGCCAGAACTTTCCGTACCAATATGATGGGTATTTGCGCACGGTGGACATGGAGCGTACCCGTCATGGCGGCAGTGAGTCAGTCCTTCGAGATCCCACGGGAGACGACCCCAGAGAGGTGACGTCCCAGAGCAAGCTGGATCATCTGCCGGCGTTGCGGCGGATGTGGGCAGGGTACGCGTTCGCCCGCGACTTCAGGGAAGAGCGCGGCCACGCCTACATGCTGGAGGATCAGATCTTTACCGGTCGGCAGGCCGTCCCGCAGCCCGGCACCTGTCTGAACTGCCACGCCTCGATGGTGGTGCCGTGGCTCAAGGCCGGAGACGGCGACCTGGAACGCGGATTCGAACTCCTGAATCCGCTGCCCTACGACTCCGCAAGGGCAGAGGTCAGCCACCCGATCTCCTGTATCGACTGCCATGAGCCGGAAACGATGCAGCTTAGGGTGACCCGCCCCGGTTTCATCGACGGTATTCGGGCGCTGAAGGCTTCGCAGGGTATTCCGGACTTCGAGGTAAACCGGGACGCCTCACATGCGGAGATGCGCAACTACGTCTGCGGACAATGCCACGTGGAGTACTACTTCAGGGGGAGCGACAAACGCCTGACCTTCCCGTGGGCCCGCGGCACGTCGGTGGACTCCATCTACGCGTACTACGAAGCGGAGGGCTTCAAGGACTGGACCCATGCCGAGACCGGCGCTCCCATGCTCAAGGCGCAGCACCCGGAGTTCGAGATGTTCTCTCAGGGCACCCACGCATCGGCCGGTGTCACCTGTGCGGACTGCCACATGCCCTACAGGCGCCTCGGCGCACAGAAGGTCTCTGACCATCAGGTGCGCAGTCCGCTGCTGGACGTGAACGCCTCCTGCGCAACCTGCCATCGGGATTCGGAAGCAGCCTTGCTGGCCCGCGCTGAGACCATTCAGGACCGGCATGCCCGGCTGCGTGATCGCGCGCTGGCTGCCCTGGTAGACCTCATCGATGACATCGTGGCTGCCCAGGATGCCGGCATGGCAGACGCACGGTTGGACCGCGCACGCGAATTCCAGCGCAAGGCCTCCTTCTACGTGGACTTCGTGGAGGCTGAGAACTCCACCGGCTTCCACGCGGACCAGGAGGGCGCGCGCATTCTCGGCGAGGCCATTGATGCTGCCCGATTGGGGCAGCGGGTGCTGAACGAGCTGCGCTAG
- a CDS encoding NAD(P)/FAD-dependent oxidoreductase, giving the protein MAKAPHVVVLGGGFAGINAVRELRKAPVTITLLDRENHHLFQPLLYQVASAVLNPADIAYPLRRIFRKQDNVTVLLGDAVRVHPEAGEVELDHGRLSYDYLVVATGAGHAYFGNPEWEHEAPGLKTVEDALEIRRRILLAYEGAEREKDPVKRREWLQFVVIGAGPTGVELAGALTEIARASASDYRRIDPDEVQVLLIDGEDRVLPGYEESLSLKAEEQLRDLGVQVRTGALVTELDADSVLLDSGERIACKTRIWAAGVQGSEIAQSLGASMDRAGRVEVAPDLSVPGQPEIFVAGDLAAVKNVPGVAPAAIQAGKHVAGAIRARLAGQDPAPFVYRDKGSMATIGRAAAVADFGFLKLSGILAWFAWLFVHILFLIGFRNRVWVLSGWAWSYLTWQRGARLITGRRRHRDLPTVSG; this is encoded by the coding sequence ATGGCCAAAGCCCCCCATGTCGTAGTGCTCGGCGGTGGTTTCGCCGGTATCAACGCCGTGCGCGAATTGCGCAAGGCGCCGGTGACCATCACCCTGCTGGACCGGGAAAATCACCACCTGTTCCAGCCGCTCCTGTACCAGGTGGCCTCGGCGGTGCTCAATCCCGCCGATATCGCCTACCCGCTGCGGCGCATTTTTCGCAAGCAGGACAATGTGACGGTTCTCCTGGGCGATGCGGTCCGCGTACATCCCGAGGCGGGTGAGGTCGAACTCGATCACGGCAGGCTGTCGTATGACTACCTGGTCGTCGCCACGGGGGCGGGTCACGCTTACTTCGGCAATCCCGAGTGGGAGCATGAGGCGCCGGGGCTGAAGACCGTCGAGGATGCGCTCGAAATCCGCCGCCGCATCCTGCTCGCCTATGAGGGGGCCGAGCGCGAGAAGGACCCCGTAAAGCGGCGCGAGTGGCTACAGTTTGTGGTCATCGGAGCGGGCCCCACAGGCGTGGAGCTGGCGGGTGCGCTGACCGAGATCGCCCGAGCCTCCGCCTCAGACTACAGGCGCATTGACCCGGACGAGGTCCAGGTTCTGCTGATTGACGGCGAGGACCGTGTGCTGCCGGGCTACGAAGAGTCCCTGTCGCTGAAAGCCGAGGAGCAGCTCAGGGACCTGGGGGTTCAGGTGCGCACAGGTGCCCTCGTAACCGAACTGGATGCCGACTCGGTGCTGCTGGATTCCGGGGAGCGCATCGCGTGCAAGACCCGGATCTGGGCCGCCGGCGTGCAGGGTTCAGAGATCGCGCAGTCCCTCGGAGCCTCCATGGATCGCGCCGGTCGGGTAGAGGTTGCGCCCGACCTGAGTGTGCCTGGACAACCGGAAATTTTTGTGGCGGGTGATCTGGCGGCGGTCAAGAACGTGCCCGGCGTAGCCCCGGCCGCCATCCAGGCCGGCAAACATGTGGCAGGGGCGATTCGCGCCCGTCTGGCCGGTCAGGATCCCGCTCCGTTCGTCTACAGGGACAAGGGCTCGATGGCCACCATTGGTCGGGCAGCGGCCGTCGCGGACTTCGGCTTCCTGAAGCTCTCCGGCATCCTGGCCTGGTTCGCCTGGCTGTTCGTGCACATTCTCTTCCTGATCGGGTTCAGGAATCGGGTGTGGGTGCTCTCTGGCTGGGCGTGGTCATACCTGACCTGGCAGCGAGGCGCGCGGTTGATAACCGGTCGTCGCAGGCATCGCGACCTGCCGACAGTCTCCGGCTAG
- a CDS encoding mechanosensitive ion channel family protein → MQDPNASTQEVVDATQTVLDKLTGWLESAIALLPNFVVALLVVVLFTIIAKILRRFLGKALHRTIDNQQVARLLNSVVYTAVITIGAFVALSVLQLDGAVTKLLAGVGILGLALGFAFQDIAANFVSGVLLAVRRPFKEGNIIETSGITGRVTEVNLRSTIIEQFDGQKVYVPNAQVFGNPITNLYDGGDRRIDLPCGVSYDDDLELARKVALEAVSKVPGRDENRDPDFVFTSFGGSSIDFVVVFWILSADDHAKYLHARSNAIMLLKKAFDQAGLNIPFPIRTLDAGDSLKELFAGRA, encoded by the coding sequence ATGCAGGACCCCAATGCCTCGACCCAGGAGGTCGTAGACGCGACGCAGACCGTACTTGACAAACTGACGGGCTGGCTGGAGTCGGCCATTGCCCTGTTGCCCAACTTTGTAGTGGCGCTGTTGGTGGTGGTTCTCTTCACCATCATCGCAAAGATCCTGCGCCGATTCCTGGGCAAGGCCCTGCACAGGACCATCGACAATCAACAGGTTGCGCGCCTGCTGAACTCGGTGGTCTATACGGCCGTGATCACCATTGGGGCGTTTGTCGCCCTGTCGGTCCTGCAGCTGGACGGCGCGGTTACCAAACTGCTGGCCGGCGTGGGTATCCTGGGTCTGGCTCTGGGTTTTGCATTCCAGGACATCGCCGCCAACTTCGTCTCGGGCGTCCTGCTTGCCGTGCGCCGGCCGTTCAAGGAGGGCAACATCATCGAGACCAGCGGCATCACCGGACGTGTCACAGAGGTCAATCTGCGCTCGACCATTATCGAGCAGTTTGACGGTCAGAAAGTCTACGTGCCGAACGCCCAGGTCTTCGGCAACCCCATCACAAACCTCTACGACGGAGGCGATCGCCGTATTGACCTGCCCTGTGGGGTGTCCTACGATGACGATCTGGAGTTGGCCCGGAAGGTGGCGCTTGAAGCCGTTTCCAAGGTGCCCGGACGCGATGAAAACCGGGATCCGGACTTTGTCTTCACCTCGTTTGGCGGGAGCTCCATCGACTTCGTCGTCGTTTTCTGGATTCTGAGCGCGGACGATCATGCCAAGTATTTGCATGCCCGCAGCAACGCGATCATGCTGCTGAAGAAGGCATTCGATCAGGCCGGTCTGAACATTCCGTTCCCCATCCGTACCCTGGACGCCGGCGATTCCCTGAAGGAGCTCTTCGCAGGGCGCGCCTAG